The nucleotide sequence TTTTTTTGCCCGGACTTTTCGCCGGCGCCGTGGGGCGGCGTGTTTCATTACGGCTATCTAAGGTGGTATGCTTGAGGCAGAACACTGAGAGATTGCCCGCCATGCTACAAAAAGCACCACGCCGTACCCGCGAACGCATCCTGGAGTTGTCGCTACGCCTGTTCAATGAGTTTGGTGAGCCGAATATCACGACGACCGTGATTGCGGAAGAGATGAATATTTCGCCGGGAAACCTGTATTACCACTTCCGTAACAAGGACGACATCGTCAATTCGATCTTCGTCCAGTTCGAGGCGGAAATCGAACGCATCCTGACCGTGCCTGACGGGCGCCGCTCGAATATCGAGGATGTCTGGCTGTATTTGCACCTGATGTTCGAACTGATCTGGCGCTACCGCTTTTTCTATCGCGACCTCAATGATTTGCTGTCGCGCAACCGCAAGCTGGAACTGCACTTCAAGCTGATCCTGGCGCACAAGATCAAGGTGGCCACGCAGCTGTGCGAAGATTTGCGCAGCGAACAGTCCCTGGAGGCGTCGGACATGGAAGTCGCTGCCATGGCGACGAATATGGTGGTCGTTGCCACCTACTGGCTGTCGTACGAGTATGTGCGCAACCCGCGCAAGTACAGCGAGCAGCAATCGATGTCCGATGCGCTGGCGCGCGGCTGCTACCAGGTGCTGTCCCTGATCGGGCCGTATTTGCGCAATGAAACGCATTTGCTGTTTCGCAAACTGTCGGAAGAGTATGTGACCAAACTCAAGAAAGACTGACACGGTCGCTGGCGGCAAGTGCTTATTTACAGGAGAAATGTATGGCTTGGAAACAATTCCCCTATCCGGGCGAAGCATATGTCTACACGCCGCAAACCCTGGAGGCAGCCTGGGCGCGCCTGCATGCGGGCGACGTGGAACCGTTTCCCACGCACGCGGCGCTGGTGCAGGCCTGGCTGGCCTTCCACGCGGGCGACTTCGAGCGCGCCGTGAAGCTGGGCCTGGCCGTCGGCGTGCCCGGCTATGCGGTGGCGCACAAGGCGACCTGTATTTATGCCACGCACCTGGAGGTGAACGACAGCCAGAAACTCGACATGTACGAAGAAGTGGCCGAGCGCTGCGAGCGCCAGCAGAGCGAGCAGCCGGACAATCCGGCCGGCTACTACTGGCATGCCTACAGCCTGGGCCGCTACGCGCTGGGTACGTCCGTCGTCAAGGCCCTGG is from Janthinobacterium sp. 61 and encodes:
- a CDS encoding TetR/AcrR family transcriptional regulator codes for the protein MLQKAPRRTRERILELSLRLFNEFGEPNITTTVIAEEMNISPGNLYYHFRNKDDIVNSIFVQFEAEIERILTVPDGRRSNIEDVWLYLHLMFELIWRYRFFYRDLNDLLSRNRKLELHFKLILAHKIKVATQLCEDLRSEQSLEASDMEVAAMATNMVVVATYWLSYEYVRNPRKYSEQQSMSDALARGCYQVLSLIGPYLRNETHLLFRKLSEEYVTKLKKD